In Nostocoides sp. HKS02, the DNA window CGGCCGACAGTGACAACACCGTGCTCGCCGGCTTCGCCAAGGCAGGGGGCGGAACGCTCGCTGCCGCGTCCAACCAGAGCGCGGTCAAGGCCGCGTTCGAGGATGCCGCCAAGGCGCTGGACACCCAGGCCACCTTCTCGGTGAACGCCGGGAGCGCGACGAGTGGCACCCAGAAGGTCGTGCTCTCCGGAACCGTTGGGGGAGTGCCCTTCGAGGCCGCGACCCCGGTCGACTTCGGCGCCGCAGCCACCCCGACCGTGACGCCGACGGAGCCGGCCCCGGTCGCCGGCTCGGCCGCGCCGGCGAGACTCGTCGCGCCCAAGGGCACGCCGATGGCCCTCATCGCAGCGATCGGCGCCGTCAGCCTGGGGCTGCTGCTGCTGACCGCGGCCTTCGTCGCACCGATGTTCCGCTCCAGCCGCAGCCAGCGGGTCGACTCGATCGAGCGGTACGTCACCCCGGGCATGACCGTGACCACGGACAACCGCGCGGTCAGCCCGACCTCGATCACCACCAGCTTGGTCAACGTCGGCGACCGCATGATGGAGGGCCGCGAGTCGACCAGCAAGACCATGGCCCTCATCGACCGCGCCGACCTGCCGTTGCGTGCGGGGGAGTGGTGGGTGCTGCGGCTCGTGGCCCTACCGATCGGGATCGCGGCGGGCCTGGTGCTGTTCCGAGGCGGCGTCATCATGACCTTCTTCGCAGTCGTCGTCGGTGGCGCGCTCGGGTGGTTCCTCCCGGCGTTCGTCCTGCGATTCCTCGCCAAGCGCCGCGCCAAGAAGTTCGAGTCCCAGCTGCCCGATGTGCTGACCCTCGTCGCGAGCAGCCTGAGCACCGGGTTCTCGCTCCTGCAGGCACTCGACGCGGTCGCGAAGGACGCTGCGGAGCCAGCGGCCAAGGAGTTCAGCCGCACCCTCGCCGAGACGCGCATCGGCGCGGACGTCGGCGACGCCCTCGAGCACATGTCGGCCCGGATGCAGAGTGACAACATGCGCTGGACGGCCATGGCGATCCGGATCCAGCGCGAGGTCGGTGGAAACCTGGCCGAGACCCTGCGCACGACCGCCAAGACCCTCCGCGAGCGGGAGGAGCTGGCCCGCCACGTGCGCGCGCTGTCCGCGGAAGGCCGGCTCTCGGCATACATCCTCATCGCCCTGCCGATCGGCATCTTCTTCTACACGATGATGACCAACCGCTCCTACGTGGAGCTCCTCTGGACCCGCGCGCTGGGTCTGGGCATGTTGGCGGGCGGGATCATCTCGCTCGGCATCGGCATGGCCTGGATGCGCAAAGTCGTGGATGTGAAGGTCTGACATGCCAGGAGTCATCATGCTCGTCGTCGCGCTCGCCGCCATCGGGCTCGCGTTGGTCACCATCGTCCTCGCGGTCTCGTGGGGAGCAGGCGAGGCGACCGGGGTCGCCCGTTCGCTCGCCATCATCGAGCGCCAGGTCGACAAGCACGAGGTCGGCCGCGCCGACCTGCCGGCGATGGAACGGCTCTTCCGGCCGTTCATGCAGAAGACCCGGGGGCTGGCCTACCGCCTCTCTCCGGACGGCACCTCGGACCGGATGACGCGCCGGCTCGACCTTGCCGGGAACCCGGGAAACTGGACCGCGGAACGGATCATGGGCGCCAAGGGCGGGCTGCTGCTCGGCTTCGCCCTGGTGGGCGTGCTGTTCGGTGGACTCGGCATGCGCGGCCTGCTCTATGCCGCGGTCGGCGCCGCGGCAGGGTTCTTCCTGCCGGACCTGTTGCTGATGAACCTCGGCATGAAGCGCCAGGAGGAGCTGCGCCTCGGGCTGGCGGACGCCCTCGACATGCTCACGGTCTGTGTCGAGGCGGGCCAAGGCTTCGACGCGGCGCTGCTGCAGGTGGCGCGCAGTGTCGACGGACCCATCGCGGGTGAGTTCGCGCGGGTGCTGTCGGAGATCCAGATCGGCAAGAGCCGCGGTCAGGCGTTCAGCTCGCTGGCCGACCGGACCACGGTGCCTGAGGCGCGCAACTTCATCAGCGCCCTGGTCCAGGCTGACCGGCTGGGCCTGCCGATCGGCAACGTCCTGCGCGAGCAGTCGCACCAGATGCGGCTCGTGCGGCGTCAGCGCGCCGAGGAGAAGGCCCAGAAGGTGCCGGTGAAGATCCTGTTCCCCATGCTGCTGTTCATCTTCCCGGCGCTGTTCATCGTCATCATCGGCCCCGGTGCCATCCGCATGATCGACACGTTCAGCGGGCTCGGCCACTGACCGAGGCGCAGGAACGGCAACGAATGCCGTGGGCGCGCCACACGTATGCCGTGAGCGCACCTGGGCGGTCAGCGCAACGTGTGGCCGACCGACTCCGACTTGACCAGACCCAGCCGCAGCGCCGCCATCACGGCGGAGGCGCGGTTGTGGGCACCGAGCTTCTCGTAGACCTTGGACACGTGGGTCTTGACCGTCGACTCGCTCATGTAGAGACGCTTGGCCACCGCCGCGATGGAGTCGCCGGCGACCAGGCGGTCGAGCACCTCGGCCTCGCGCGGCGTGAGCCGGGGCTTGTCATTGGAGTCGCGTCGACGCAGGGCTTCGGCCAGGCCCGTGGCCATGAACGCCTCAGGTGCCACCGCGGCGCGGCGCACCGCGGCGATGACCTCGTCGGACGGGGCCGACTTGAGCACCAGCGCCGAGGCCCCGAGGTCGAGCGCCTCGAGCAGGGTCTCGTCGTCGTTGTGCATGGTCAGCACGACGATGCCCAGGCGGGGGAGGCCTCTCGGGCCGCGCGAGCGAGCACGAGCCCTGAGCCGTCGGGCATCGAGACGTCCACCACCAGCACGTGGATGAGGCTCTGCGCCAAGACCGAGCGACCCTCGGCGATGCCGCCGGCTTGGCCGACGACGGACAGATCGGGCTCGCTGTCGATCATCCGGCAGACAGCCTCACGGACAAGGGTGTGGTCGTCGATCACCACGACATTGATGGTCATGAGGGCTGCGGGATCCTTTCGTGAGAAAGCGTGGCGGACGGTGCCGCGCCGCGCGCTCGCATCCGCATGCGCACGGCCACTCCGTCGCCAGCGTAGGGGGTCACGGTGATTTCGGCTCCCAGACCGTTCAACGGATGGGCAGCAAAGTCGCGCGGACCCAGCGAGCTCGTGCCGTCGTGGGCCATCCACAGCTCGACTCGCGGGGCGGCCACGTTGAGCCGGACCTCCACGGTCGTCGAGTTCAGCGAGTGACGGGCGTCGGCGAGCACCTGGAGAAACAGTCGGTAGATGAGGACCTCGGTGTGTGCAGGGAGGCGAAAGCCTGTCTCGCTCAGGTGGATCCGAGTGGTGACGCCTGAGCTGGACCCGAAGTTCTGGAGACGCGCGCCGATCAGGGCGCCGAGGCCGGTGTCGGGTCGCACCGCGATGCGTAGGTCGGCGATGTGCAGTCGCAGGTCGCCCAGCACGCGCGACACCTCGACGCGCAGGTCGTCGAGGCCCTCGGCGAGCGGCGAGCCCTGGTCGCGCGCGATGCGCCGCATGGCGTCCAGGCCGAACCCCAGGGCGACCATCTCCTGGGCGATCCCGTCGTGCATCTCACGAGCCAGGCGTTCGCGCTCCTCGAGGCCGGCGCGCTCGCGCAGACCCGCGAACAGCACGGACAGGTCGATGTTCGCCGAATGGCGGCCGGCGACCTCCTCGGCGGCGGCCAGGTCCTCGGTGGTGAAGGGCGTCACGAGCGGCCGGTCGGCCACGAGCAGGCCCAGCCGGTGGCCCTTGTCGTCGTTGAGCGGCACCACGATCACCGACCTGGCCACGAGGTCGCCAGTCCACTCCGCCAGGGTGGACCTTCCCTGGTGCCAGGCCATGGCGAGGACCGAGCCCTCGTCCATCGGGTCGGGCCAGGGGGTGCGGTCGGCCCCACGGATGGCGAGCGGGACGGCGGGGTTGTCGCCGTAGCCGACGAGGACAGCGCTGCGCGCAGCGCGCATCCGGTTGGCGAGGTCCTGCAGGGCCATCTCGGCCGAGCCGGGGGCGTCGAATCCGGTGTCGAGGGTGTCGGCGAGCTCGTGGAGCCGCCTGAGCAGCAGTCCGGCCTCGGCCGCGACGTTGGGGTCGACGGCCGGCGGCGGGTCGTCCTCGAGTCGGTGGGACCACGCCCCGAGGAGGCCGAAGACGAGCGAGAGCAGGCAGGCCAACATGATCCGCTGGGTCTCGAACTCGTCGACCACGTGAGCCCACCACGACACGCTCATGGCCGAGGTGAAGCCGATGACGAAGACGATGAGGGCGCCCCGCCGGCCGAAGTGCAGCCCGGCGTGGAAGGCGGGGATGAGGATGAGCAGTTTCGACCACGGACCGCCGTATCCCATCGCGACTCCCGCCACGAGGGCGGAGCAGCAGACCAGGGCGAGTACCTGGGGGCGGCGCAGGACGGTGTTCTCGATGCTGATGTGGGGCAGCGCGGTCGCGGCGAGGTCGAGGGTGACCACCAGAAGGATCCACGGCGCTGCGGCGAATCCCGCGCCATCGGCGACGGCGAACAGGGCCGTGATGACGGCAAGTCCGAGACGCAGCCTGGTCGCGACGGCAAGGCTGGGAAGCCAACGCATTGTCGCCTCCCATCTCGTGTCCCCGGCATCCAGCTGTCCACAGGCCAAGGCCAGACTAGTCCCCGTCCACACCTCCTCGCTGCCCTTTGGTGGTCAACACCCCGGCGCGTGAGCATGGCGGGCATGGGGATCGCGGGATCGGTGGGGCCGGTTCGGGCGCAGGCCGCGGGCACTGCCCTGCGGTCCTTGCTCGACCTCGCGCTGCCCCTGTCCTGCGCCTCGTGCCAGGCCCCGGACCACCGCATCTGCCCGGCGTGCAGGCTCGCCGTCGCCGACTGTCTGTGGGCCGGTGGTCCACGAGCGGTCGCACCACGTCCAGCGCCTGCCGGCTTGCCCGAGGTGATCTCGGCCGGGCGCTACGAAGGGCCAGTCGCGCGACTCGTCAGCGCCTACAAGGACGCCGGGCGGCGTGACTGCGCGGCCGTGCTGGGGGGCTTGCTCGCATCGTCGCTCGAGGCCAGCCTGGGGCGTCACGCGACCACCGCGCACCTCCTGCGTCGGGGCGACGGCCCGGTGCTGGTGGTGCCGGTCCCGAGCTCGCGGGCGGCGCGGCGTCGGCGCGGCGACGCGCCGATGGCCGACCTGGCCCGACGCGCCTGCGACGAGTTCTCGCCGACCGAGCTGCTCCCGGCACCCGCGCTCGCACCCCGGCGGCGGGTCGCCGACCAGGCCGGCCTCACCGCGGCCCAGCGCGCCGCCAACCTCGAGGCATCCATGCAGGTGCGTCGGTCCTGGGAGCAGATCGTCGACGGCGCCGTCTGCGTCGTGGTCGACGACGTGCTCACGACCGGCGCGACGCTGGTGGAGGCTGCCCGAGCCCTGCGCGAAGCGGGTGCCCGCGAGGTCACCGCGGCCACGATCTGCGCCACCCAGCGCCGCGCCGCACGCCGGTGAGGCGCCCGCCGAAGCCGCCGGCCCGATGCGACTGCAACCCTCGGTGGTCCCCGCTGTCGCATTGGGCTGGCGTGGTCTACCGTCGGTCTATGGCCCCCCTGGCCCTCGTGCAGCACGCGAACCCAGGGCGCCCCGGACGCGGTCCGGTTGGCGCCCCGGTCCCGGGGACGGGCCTCCACCCCCCGGGGGAGAGCGGGGTGGTGCCGCGGCTGAGCGGGGTCTCGTCAGACCCGATTCGCGTACCCACCAACCCATGGAGGACCCCGTGGAGATTGTCGTCACCGGACGCCACCTGCAGGTTTCAGATCGATTCCGTGCCCACCTCGACGAGAAGCTGGCGAAGATTCCGCAGCTCGCCCCGCGCGTCCAGCGCGTCGACGTCGTGGTCAGTCACGAGCCCAACAAGCGACAGGCCAAGGCCTGTGAGCGGGTCGAGATCACCTGCCATGTCAAGGGGCCCATCGTGCGGTCCGAGGCGTGTCTGGACGACAAGTACGCAGCGCTCGACGTCGCGCTCGACAAGCTCATGGAGCGGCTGAGGCGCGCCCAGGACCGCAAGCGGGTGCACCGCGGACGCCGGTCGCCCGAGTCGGTGGCCCGCGCCACCGCGCGCATCACCGACGAGGCCGCGCCGACGGGCACCGAGGACCACGTGCACGCCGGCGCTCCTGACGGCGACCGCTTCGGCACCCAGGGCAACTCGCCGGTCGAGATCCGCGAGAAGATCCACGCCACCGTGCCCATGGGACTCGACCAGGCGGTGCGCGAGATGGAGCTCGTCGGGCACGACTTCTTCCTCTACCACGACGAGGAGACCGGCCAGCCGAGTGTGGTCTACCGGCGCCGTGGCTGGTCCTACGGCGTGATCCACCTCGACGTCGACCACGACGTCCGACGTGACCTCGACCCGGCCGCTCGCAAGGTCTCCTGAGCGTCACGCCCGGGTGCGGCGGGGCAACGGTGCTGGTCAACAGCGGTGTGCCAGACCTTCTGGGCGCACGGAAATGGTCGGCACCGAACCCCGCACGTGACAGGATGGCGTCGTGAGCAACGGCAGCGTGGACCACGACGGCGCACCCCGCGACGGGATGCTGACCGAACCGATCCGCGTCGTGATCGCCGACGACCACGTGCTCTACCGCCGCGGCCTACAGATGGTGGTGTCCCAGGAGGACGACATCGAGATCGTGGGCGAGGCCGGCGACGGCAAGGAAGCGGTCGACCGCACGGTCGAGCTGCTGCCCGACGTGGTCCTGATGGATGTCCGCATGCCCCTGACGTCGGGCATCGAGGCGTGCCAGACGATCAAGGCCGTCGTGCCGTCGACCAAGATCATCATGCTCACCATGTCCGACGAGGAGTCCGACCTCTACGAGGCGGTCAAGGCCGGCGCCAACGGCTACCTCCTCAAGGACGTGCCGGGCGAGGAGATCGCCGCCGGGGTGCGTGCGGTGCACCACGGCGACTCGCTGATCTCGCCGTCGATGGCGTCCAAGCTGCTCGCCGAGTTCGCGCAGATGAGCAAGCGCCAGGGTGACCGTCCCACCGCCGTCGGCGCCCCACGCCTGACCGACCGCGAGCTCGAGGTGTTGCGGCTCGTCGCGCGCGGCATGGCCAACAAGGAGATCGCGCACGACCTGTTCATCTCCGAGAACACCGTGAAGAACCACGTCCGCAACATCCTGGAGAAGCTCCAGCTGCACTCGCGCATGGAGGCGGCCATGTATGCCGTCCGCGAGAACCTCCTCGAACCGGGCGAATGAGCCTAACCGCTCCGGTGCGCCTCACGCGTGCCCAGGCGTGTCGGATCGGCTTGGCGGCGCAGGGTTTCGGCGTTCCGCGACCTGAGCCGTGGCAGGCGTCGGTGCGTCAGGTCCAGCGCGTCATCGACCAGGTGCAGGTCGTCCAGATCGACAGCGTCAACGTCGTGGCTCGCAGTCACTACCTGCCCTTCTTCTCCCGGCTCGGCCCCTATGACCGCGCCCTGGTCGACCGCGCCCGTGACCGGGCGCCACGTCGCCTCGTCGAGTACTGGGCCCACGAGGCGAGCCTCATCCCCCCGACCACGTGGCCGCTGCTCGACTTCCGAATGCGACGCGCCCGCGACGAGGCCTGGGGTGGGATGCGCCGGGTCGCCCACGAGCACCCCGAGCTGGTCGCCGCGGTGCTCGCCGAGGTCGCGGGTCGGGGCCCACTGACCTCCCGTCAGGTGGAGTCCGCTCTCGAGCACGACCTGCCTCGACAGCGCGACGAGTGGGGCTGGAACTGGTCCCTGGTCAAGAACGCCCTCGAGCACCTGTTCTGGGCGGGACAGATCAGCTCGGCGGGGCGCACGAGCCAGTTCGAGCGACGGTATGCCGCGCTCGAACGGGTGCTGCCGCGCGCGGTTGCCGAGGGTGTCCTGCAACCTGACGCCAGGCTGGACGATGAGGTGGCCTTCGAGCGCTTGCTGATGATCGCCGCGCGGGCTCACGGCGTGGGAACCGAGCAGTGCCTGCGCGACTACTTTCGACTGCGTCCCCATCAGGCTCGTCCGGCGCTCGAGGCCCTGGTCGCGCGCGGGGAGCTCGTCCCGGCCGTCATCGAGGGGTGGCGCCGACCGGCATACCTGCATCCAGAGGCGCGGCGGCCGCGCGCGGTGCACGCGCAGGCCCTGCTCAGCCCCTTCGACTCGCTCATCTGGCAGCGGGAGCGGACGGCGGCGTTGTTCGCGATGGACTTCCGACTCGAGTTCTACGTCCCGGCGCCGCAGCGGGTGTACGGCTACTACGTCATGCCCTTCCTCTTCGGGCAGGACCTGGTGGCCCGCTGCGACCTCAAGGCAGACCGGGCCGCAGGGGTCTTGCGCGTCCACGCGGTGCACTGGGAGCCGGACGCGCCACCGCAGGCCAAGGCGGCGCTCGAGCAGGAGCTGGGTCTGCTGGCCGACTGGCTCGGCCTCGCCGGCGGCGCCTGAGCGGCGGAAGGCGGAAGGCGGAAAACCTCGGCAGGTTGTCCGGAAAGCGCTGTCTCCGCCGGGTGTATGGCAGATAGGTTGCGGCAGTGACGATTTCTGCCGCTCGCACTCCCGCGTCGACCCGGCCCCGGCGGGCGCGCATCCACCGGGCCTGGTGGGTGGTCGCCGTCGTCCTGGCAGCAGGCGTCGCGGCGGCGGGGTTCCGGTCCTCCACCGGTGCCCTGCTTGAGCCGCTCGAGGCCGAGTTCGGGTGGTCCCGCGCGACCACCTCCGGCGCGGTGACCGCCAACCTGGTGATCTACGGGCTCACGGCGCCGTTCGCAGCGGCGCTGATGGACCGGTTCGGCATCAGGCGGGTCGTCGCGGCGGCCCTGCTGCTCGTGGCCCTCGGCTCGGGGCTCACCACCGTGATGACGGCGCCCTGGCAGCTGTGGCTGCTGTGGGGGATCGCGGTCGGGGTGGGCACCGGGGCCATGGCCCTCGTGCTCGGGGCCATCGTCGCCAACCGCTGGTTCGTCGAGTCGCGCCGCGGGCTGGTCACCGGCGTGTTCTCCGCAGCAGGCGCGGCTGGCCAGCTCGTCTTCCTCCCCGGCATCGCCGCGCTCGCCACCGGTCCCGGGTGGCGCTACGCCGCGCTGGTCGTCACCGGTGCGGCGGTCCTCCTCGTGCCCCTCGTCCTGCTCGTCGTGCGCGACTGGCCGTCCGACCTGGGGCTGCGGCCCGTCGGGGACGACGGCCCAGAGTCCGACCAGGCGCAGACGGTCGAGCCCCCGCCTGCGGGTCAGCCCGGCCCCGCCCGGGTCGCGGTGCAGACGCTGCGGGAATCGGTGCGCTCGCGGACGTTCTGGATCCTGTTCGGCACCTTCTGGGTGTGCGGGTGGTCCACCAACGGGCTCATCGGCACCCACTTCATCCCCGCCGCGCACGACCACGGCATGCCCGAGACCACGGCCGCGGGGTTGCTCGCGCTGGTCGGCGTGTTCGACCTGGTCGGCACCATCGCCTCGGGATGGCTCACGGACCGGGTCGACCCCCGGTTCCTGCTCTGCGGGTACTACGGCCTGCGCGGGCTGTCGCTGTTGTTCGTTCCGGCATTGCTCGGACCGGACATCGCGCCCAACCTCTTCGTGTTCATCGTGTTCTACGGCCTGGACTGGGTGGCGACCGTGCCGCCGACGATCGCCCTGTGCCGGCGGCACTTCGGCGTGCAGCGCTCCGGGGTCGTGTTCGGCTGGGTGTTCGCCTCGCACATGGTGGGTGCCGGGGTGGCCGCCTCGTATGCCGGCTGGGTCCGGACCACGACCGGCGACTACTTCACGGCGTGGCTCACGGCCGGAGGCATGTGCCTGTTCGCGGCCATGGCCTGCCTCGCGATCTCGCGGACTCCTGAGCGCGGCTCGTGGCACGCCGCGGGCGAGGAGTCCGAAGTCGCCAGCGTGGCCTGAGCGGGCACCGTCAACGGCCAGCTCACGCAGGTGGCATGAGGTGGATGACGCTCACACCCCGCAGGTGGGCGTCCTGGATCTGGGTCGCGAGGGGGCAGCCCTCCCGCGCGAACACCTCGACAGACCGCTGCGGCTGCTGCGCCAGGTAGTCGCGCAGGCCCGCGAGGGTCTCGCCCTCGACGCCCAACCGTTCCACCAGGACGTCCCGCGCCGGGCTCCACGAGTGCAGGATCGTGCCCAGCCACCGGGTCGTGTAGTCGCTCGCCGGCTTGGAGCAGGTCCCGAGGACCACCATGTCGACGGTGGGCGGCGCTCCGTCGGGGTAGCGCGCCAGGGCGGCAGCGATCGGTTCGGTCTCGAGCACATTCCGATCGGGCTGCGGCCAGGACGTGACCACCGCAGAGACGCCGAACGGGAGCCAGGCGAGGGTGGCCACCAGGGCCACTGCTGCGAGGCAGACGACCCGCGGGAGGCCGCCGGACCACTCGGTGAGCAGGTCGACGACCAGGTCGCCCACACAGATGATCGCGATCAGGACCAAGGCGTAGACGGACTTGATCAGGTAGTACCCGCCGACCCCTGCGCCGGTGACCAGCTGGACACCTAGGACCGCGAGCGGCATGGCCAGCGCCCCGACCATGGCCGCGGTCAGCACCGAGGCGACAGGGTCGCGGGGCGCCCTCAGGTAGTGCACCGACAGGGCTATGGCCGCCAAGGTCGCCAATCCGAGCCACGACGTGATGGGCACGGGCATCACCGCGGTTGACTGGCTCGAGAGCCAGTCGGCGTTCGAGTAGAACTGCCTGGGCCCGTACACGGGGTATGCCGCCACGGCGGCGAGGAGGGCGGTCAGTCCCCAAGCCCACCACGAGATCCGGCGCAGGTGACGCAGTGCGACCCAGGCCAGGGCCACCGCCAGTGGGCCCGCGGCGAGCGGCCAGGCGTTGAGCGCCACAGCGAGCGCCCCGGCTGCGGTCACTACCGCGCCGGACACGCCAAGGCCCCGGCGCACCTGGGCCAGACACAGGAGCCCCGCCACCAGGGCCGCGTTGGCCAGTGACTGGGCCTGGAAGCCGCGGTTCGCGACCACCGGAACGATCCCGACGAACAGCATGAGGAAGACCGCGGTCCCCGACACCAGCATCGCGGCCCGCGACAGCCGTCGAGCGGTCCAGGCGAGCTCCCTCAGCAGCAACAACCCGGCAGCGACGCAGGCCACCATCTGGAGCGAGTAGATCGCCTCCGCGCCGGCGATCGACTGGGCCGTGGTCGGTGCCGCCAGACCGCCTCGGACGATCCAGGGCAGGTACTCGGCGAGAAAGGACCCGGCCGGGCGATAGGACGTTGGGCCGTACAGGCCGGGGATGCTCTCGAAGCGGAAGGTGTACCCGTGGGCCTCACCCATGGCGATCGAGTAGCGGACGTGGGCCGCGTTGTCGTAGCCGAACACGAGCCGGTTGATCCGGGCCTCGGTCGAACCGAACAGCTTCGGTGCCGTGGCCACCACGGTGAGCGCCACCGCGAGCATGATCGGGCGGTCGCCCACTCGGGTTCCCCAGCCGGGCCGACCCCAACGACGCGCCAACGGCGCCATCACGAGCAGTCCGGCGCCCGCCAGCCACGAGGGGGGAAGGGGGACCCCCAGTGCGTCACAGGCGGTGGCTGCACTCACCCAGAATGCGCACAGGGTGGTCGCGCCGAGCACCGTCCGGACCAGCCAGCCGGACGCCAGTGGGTAGAGGCTCGCGCAGCACGCCAGCGAGAGGAGTGCTGCCAGCTGCCCCCAGCCCACCGCACAGAGGAGGACGGACCCGCCGACGACGGCCACCCACAGGAGGGGGAGCCTGCACCATCCGCACCGGTTCGGGGTACGCCGGTAGCGGTGCGTGGGCGCCCTCTCTCACGAGAGCGTCGAGTTCCGACACTGCTGGGGTCCTGCCTGTTGGATGGACGGTCGTCTCGACTATGCCGAGGGATCGGGAGATTGACGCGCCCGCGCGGGCAAACGTGTCCAAACGGACGAGTCGCCGCGGTCTTGACGGCTGTGTTTGGGTGGGTGTCATGGCAGACATCTCGGTCATCAACAGCCCCGCGAGGCATCGCTACGAGGCGAGGATCGACGGGGTGCTCGCGGGCGTGGCGCTCTACCGCGAGGAGCGCGACGCCGTCGTCTTCACCCACACCGAGGTGATGCCGGCCTTCGAGGGGCACGGCGTGGGCGGCGTCCTCGCGCGCGGCGCGCTCGACGACGTGCGGCACCGTGGGCGTCGCGTCGTGGCGCTGTGCCCGTTCATCGCGGCGTGGATCGCCAAGCATCCGCGCTACCAGGACCTGCTCGTCGCGTGAGCCCACGCCACGGCATACCGACCGGCGCGTCCCCGGCCGGAGACGGACTCGACTAACCTAGGACGGGCCGCAGCCACAGGGGTGTCGGCGGCCGCGAACTTTCAGGAGATGCTGCGTGTCCAAGATCGTCGAGAAGCTGCTGCGTGCCGGTGAGGGGCGCATCCTCAAGAAGCTCCAGGGCATCGCCGCCCAGGTGAACGCCATCGAGGAGGACTTCGAGAAGCTCACCGACGCCGAGCTGCGCGCCGAGACCGACGTCTTCCGCAAGCGCCTGGCCGACGGCGAGACGCTCGACGACCTCCTGCCCGAGGCGTTCGCCGCCGTCCGAGAGGCCAGCAAGCGCACCCTGGGCAAGCGCCACTTCGACGTCCAGATCATGGGTGGCGCGGCGCTGCACCTGGGCAACGTCTCCGAGATGAAGACCGGTGAGGGCAAGACCCTCGTCGCGACCCTGCCGTCCTACCTCAATGCGCTCGAGGGCAAGGGCGTCCACGTCGTCACGGTCAACGACTACCTCGCCGAGTACCAGTCCGAGCTGATGGGACGCGTACACCGGCTCCTCGGGCTCGAGACCGGGGTCATCCTCGCGTCGATGACGCCCGAGCAGCGCCGCGTCGAGTACGCCAAGGACATCACCTACGGCACCAACAACGAGTTCGGCTTCGACTACCTGCGCGACAACATGGCGTGGTCGATGGAGGAGCTCGTCCAGCGTGGCCACAACTTCGCCATCGTCGACGAGGTGGACTCGATCCTCATCGACGAGGCGCGCACCCCGCTGATCATCAGCGGTCCGGCCGACGCGGCGACAAAGTGGTACACCGAGTTCGCCCGCATCGCCCAGCGACTCACCCGCGGCGAGCTGGAGTCGGGCGAGGGGGACTACGAGGTCGACGAGAAGAAGAAGACCGTCGGCGTCCTCGAGGCCGGCATCGCCAAGGTCGAGGACTACCTCGGCATCGAGAACCTCTACGAGTCCGTCAACACCCCCCCTCATCGGCTACCTCAACAACGCGATCAAGGCCAAAGAGCTCTTCAAGCGCGACAAGGACTACGTCAACCTCAACGGCGAGATCCTCATCGTCGACGAGCACACCGGCCGCATGCTGGCAGGGCGCCGTTACAACGAGGGCATGCACCAGGCCATCGAGGCGAAGGAGGGCGTCGACATCCAGAACGAGAACCAGACGCTCGCCACGATCACCCTGCAGAACTACTTCCGCATGTACGGCAAGCTCTCGGGCATGACGGGCACCGCCCAGACCGAGGCGGCCGAGCTCTGGTCGATCTACAAGCTCGGAGTGGTGCCCATCCCCACGAACCGGCCGATGATCCGCAAGGACCAGCCGGACCTCGTCTACCGCACCGAAGAGGCGAAGTATGCCGCCGTGGTCGACGACCTCGTCGAGCGTCACGCCGTGGGCCAGCCGGTGCTCGTCGGCACCGTGTCGGTGGAGAAGAGCGAGTACCTCTCCGACCAGCTCCGTCGACGTGGGGTACCCCACGAGGTGCTGAACGCCAAGCAGCACGAGCGCGAGGCCGCGATCGTCGCCCAGGCGGGCCGTAAGGGAGCCGTCACCGTGGCCACCAACATGGCCGGGCGAGGCA includes these proteins:
- a CDS encoding type II secretion system F family protein; this translates as MPGVIMLVVALAAIGLALVTIVLAVSWGAGEATGVARSLAIIERQVDKHEVGRADLPAMERLFRPFMQKTRGLAYRLSPDGTSDRMTRRLDLAGNPGNWTAERIMGAKGGLLLGFALVGVLFGGLGMRGLLYAAVGAAAGFFLPDLLLMNLGMKRQEELRLGLADALDMLTVCVEAGQGFDAALLQVARSVDGPIAGEFARVLSEIQIGKSRGQAFSSLADRTTVPEARNFISALVQADRLGLPIGNVLREQSHQMRLVRRQRAEEKAQKVPVKILFPMLLFIFPALFIVIIGPGAIRMIDTFSGLGH
- a CDS encoding ComF family protein codes for the protein MAGMGIAGSVGPVRAQAAGTALRSLLDLALPLSCASCQAPDHRICPACRLAVADCLWAGGPRAVAPRPAPAGLPEVISAGRYEGPVARLVSAYKDAGRRDCAAVLGGLLASSLEASLGRHATTAHLLRRGDGPVLVVPVPSSRAARRRRGDAPMADLARRACDEFSPTELLPAPALAPRRRVADQAGLTAAQRAANLEASMQVRRSWEQIVDGAVCVVVDDVLTTGATLVEAARALREAGAREVTAATICATQRRAARR
- a CDS encoding sensor histidine kinase; the protein is MRWLPSLAVATRLRLGLAVITALFAVADGAGFAAAPWILLVVTLDLAATALPHISIENTVLRRPQVLALVCCSALVAGVAMGYGGPWSKLLILIPAFHAGLHFGRRGALIVFVIGFTSAMSVSWWAHVVDEFETQRIMLACLLSLVFGLLGAWSHRLEDDPPPAVDPNVAAEAGLLLRRLHELADTLDTGFDAPGSAEMALQDLANRMRAARSAVLVGYGDNPAVPLAIRGADRTPWPDPMDEGSVLAMAWHQGRSTLAEWTGDLVARSVIVVPLNDDKGHRLGLLVADRPLVTPFTTEDLAAAEEVAGRHSANIDLSVLFAGLRERAGLEERERLAREMHDGIAQEMVALGFGLDAMRRIARDQGSPLAEGLDDLRVEVSRVLGDLRLHIADLRIAVRPDTGLGALIGARLQNFGSSSGVTTRIHLSETGFRLPAHTEVLIYRLFLQVLADARHSLNSTTVEVRLNVAAPRVELWMAHDGTSSLGPRDFAAHPLNGLGAEITVTPYAGDGVAVRMRMRARGAAPSATLSHERIPQPS
- a CDS encoding response regulator transcription factor; the encoded protein is MHNDDETLLEALDLGASALVLKSAPSDEVIAAVRRAAVAPEAFMATGLAEALRRRDSNDKPRLTPREAEVLDRLVAGDSIAAVAKRLYMSESTVKTHVSKVYEKLGAHNRASAVMAALRLGLVKSESVGHTLR
- a CDS encoding response regulator transcription factor is translated as MTINVVVIDDHTLVREAVCRMIDSEPDLSVVGQAGGIAEGRSVLAQSLIHVLVVDVSMPDGSGLVLARAAREASPAWASSC
- a CDS encoding type II secretion system F family protein; its protein translation is MATGAVAASAASAAPSPIDVTVSATRLTGDVLTGVLSVRQDGVPVPVDAGSLHGTVNGTAYPVTVTTANRPKRATMIVVDTSGSMGTQGMATVRQAVKVFLADAPKDVAVGLISFAGTAGVDVPPTSNRSQVQNVVNSLVARGETTLYDALSLAGPAMAGYQDRSLVLLSDGGDTRSKATKAGATASLTKYGVRAEVIGFNTADSDNTVLAGFAKAGGGTLAAASNQSAVKAAFEDAAKALDTQATFSVNAGSATSGTQKVVLSGTVGGVPFEAATPVDFGAAATPTVTPTEPAPVAGSAAPARLVAPKGTPMALIAAIGAVSLGLLLLTAAFVAPMFRSSRSQRVDSIERYVTPGMTVTTDNRAVSPTSITTSLVNVGDRMMEGRESTSKTMALIDRADLPLRAGEWWVLRLVALPIGIAAGLVLFRGGVIMTFFAVVVGGALGWFLPAFVLRFLAKRRAKKFESQLPDVLTLVASSLSTGFSLLQALDAVAKDAAEPAAKEFSRTLAETRIGADVGDALEHMSARMQSDNMRWTAMAIRIQREVGGNLAETLRTTAKTLREREELARHVRALSAEGRLSAYILIALPIGIFFYTMMTNRSYVELLWTRALGLGMLAGGIISLGIGMAWMRKVVDVKV